From a single Streptomyces sp. NBC_00237 genomic region:
- a CDS encoding HAD domain-containing protein, with translation MIGSTLPLLFLDVDGPLIPFGATRQQLPDGYPTYKTGRHIPGADTNPLITRVNPAHGPRLMALPCELVWATTWMSDANACLAPWLGLPELPVVTWPEPSDEDEQDGLHWKTRELLRWAAGRPFAWIDDEITTTDRIWMEAHHPGQALLHRVTARHGITDEDFTTLDHWLRLHQG, from the coding sequence GTGATCGGTTCTACGCTGCCCCTTCTCTTTCTCGATGTCGATGGCCCACTCATTCCCTTCGGGGCAACCCGGCAACAGCTTCCAGACGGATACCCGACCTACAAGACCGGGCGTCACATACCGGGAGCAGACACCAACCCGCTCATCACCAGGGTCAATCCGGCGCACGGCCCGCGGCTGATGGCGCTGCCGTGCGAGCTGGTGTGGGCCACCACGTGGATGTCCGACGCCAACGCATGCCTCGCCCCGTGGCTGGGCCTGCCGGAACTGCCCGTCGTGACCTGGCCCGAGCCGTCCGACGAAGACGAGCAGGACGGGCTCCACTGGAAAACCCGTGAGCTCCTCCGCTGGGCGGCCGGACGCCCCTTCGCCTGGATCGATGACGAAATCACCACCACCGACCGGATCTGGATGGAAGCACACCACCCCGGCCAAGCCCTCCTGCACCGCGTCACTGCCCGGCACGGCATCACCGACGAGGACTTCACCACACTCGACCACTGGCTGCGGCTACACCAGGGCTGA